The genomic region ATTAAGATATCCAGGAAGCATGAATAATGATATGATAAGTTTAATATCTTCACTTATAATTAATCCGAAATGTCATTTCTTGATAACTTCTTATACACCTATAACAATTGACAAACATATATCGAATGTACAAAAAACAACTGTTCTAGATGTAATGAAAAGATTACTACATACCAAAAATATTATGGTATCAGCACCTGTTCGAAGAGGGATGtatatatctattttaaatataataagagGAGAAACAGATCCTACACAAGTACATAAAGGTTTACAAAGAATTAGAGATAGAAAATTAGTTAATTTTATCAAATGGAATCCAGCATCTATACAAGTTACATTAGCTAAACAATCACCACATGTAGTATCTCAACATAAAGTATGTGGATTAATGATGGCAAACCATACATCTATATCTGCCCTATTTGAAAGATGTGTAACACAATTTGATAggttatataaaagaagagCATTCttagaaaattataaaaaggaatCAATGTTCTCAAGTGCTGATGGACAAGGTAACTTTGAAGAAATGGAGTCTTCAAAAGAAATCACACAAAATCTAATTGATGAGTATAAAAGTGCTGAACGGGACGACTATTTTACtaacacatatatataattttttttttcttttttatacattttattataaaacataaacaTGAAGGTATGTCCATATGTgtatgaaaatatatatccGAGTATACCACATGGGCGATGAActtttttccattttttttttttccttaaatatgaaaattgtaattataaataaataaataaatatatatatatatatatatatatatatatatatatatatatatatatatatatatatatatttatatatgtatatttatttatatatatttacatatgtGCAATTATTCTACACATAAGtagatttatttttattttattattattttttttttttcattgtACTCTTAAAAATTCAACTATATATAACTTATAGAtatctattttatttttttaaaatattattatttttatcattgtttttttgtttaaggtaaatatatatgttatttaaaaaaaaatatatatacatatgtatacaatacataaaataaataaataaatatatacatatatatatatatatatatatatatatatatatataaatatatgcacatatatttatatttatttatatgcCCCTGTGGTGGAAACATTGGGTAACAcctaaaaaatatacagataaattttttttttttttttttttttttttttaaataactTCTTGGGATACAGCGTCCCTCATTTTTATACAATCACCACATACATCCAGCAGGTGGAAGTAATGTTGAAGGGTAGACATAATCAGCTGAATTTAATACACATGGAAGAATATATGGTTCTTCATATTCAACACCTTTACTTGTAACCTTAACGATTTGTATAAAATTGGATGAAGTAGCATCTCTAAAGTATAAAATTCTTAAGcattcatttattaatattcGTGCTTCTTCTTCTGTcatattatctttataatGATCTCTTAATAATGTAAGAGCGAAATATCTAGCATATCCTGTAGTAATATAATCATCACAAAAATTTGTTCCATGCATATCTACAAATccaatatataaatcatcTTTATgaatttctttatattcttcattgtttttatattcattatgttcatcatcattttttttatttgtatataataaaacattatcatcattattatcatatttttgtGAATTTATTCCTGctataattatattattaaataagGGATCTATCCTATTTTTTCTAACATAAAATACTCTACTTACATACGAATGGTAA from Plasmodium reichenowi strain SY57 chromosome 8, whole genome shotgun sequence harbors:
- a CDS encoding proteasome subunit beta type-4, putative → MTLGPVVTGTSVIAIKYKHGIMIAADRKASYGSYAKFQNVERIFKINNKTVMGFSGELADAQYLHELLTRKNINNLSEKKRKEDMYTPQHYHSYVSRVFYVRKNRIDPLFNNIIIAGINSQKYDNNDDNVLLYTNKKNDDEHNEYKNNEEYKEIHKDDLYIGFVDMHGTNFCDDYITTGYARYFALTLLRDHYKDNMTEEEARILINECLRILYFRDATSSNFIQIVKVTSKGVEYEEPYILPCVLNSADYVYPSTLLPPAGCMW